The nucleotide sequence GGTGTGATGTTCGTGTCGGACGTGTCCGTTACCCGGCGCGAACGGTTTTAATCCGCCGCCACGTCCTCTTCATTGCAATTGTGCTCAGGCCTCACTTAGGATGGGGTCTGCGGGGACGATCTGTGCATATCGAATCACAACGGTGCCAGCAGGGGTGAAGTGGAAACGGCCATCCGCAACGCGGTCATCAAGTTCGAGCAGGAATTCATGGGGCGCGGGCCGGAGGACGTCCGCGCCTTCATCTTAAAAGACATCGTGCTCGTGCGGCTCAAGGGCGTGCTGACGCCAGCCGAACGGCAGTTGGCCAAGACTGCGGAAGGGGTTGAGATGGTCCGCCGGCTCCGCCAGACGCTAATTGCCCAGGGGCGGGAGCGGCTATGCCAGCAGATGGAAGAGATTACGGGCGCCAAGCCGACAGGGTTATTCACGGACATTGATACGCAATTGGGCGAGCGCATTATCGTGCTGACTCTCGACCGCGATCTGGAAGGCCTGCAGGCAAAGCGCGAGACATCCGGGGAGTTGAACGGAATTCGCAAGAGCGCATCATAAGGTTCACGCCTGTATGCAACTGGGACATCATTATAGAAGGTCCACGTGTGTCTTGGTGGTCGTTTTCCTGGCAGGTCTCTGCTGGGATGGGCTGGCGGCGGCCGCGCCGGCCGATCCGAATGGACGGCTGGCTGTGCAATATGCCGAGGCGATGGCGAGCAGCCGCATCCAGCCATGGGCTGAACGGGATTTAGGCTGTCTCACGAAACGGCGGGCGACGAAAGCCACCACGGCTGAGGCTTGCTGGAAAGAGACGCTGGCAGCTCACACGCGTGAATTGGCGGACGACCCCGAAACGGGCATCTTCAACGCGCAAGGCCGCGGCGTGGGATTCGGCCTCTTACACGAATCGCACCGCAAGGCTGACCTCTGGCGCGACTACGCGCCGGCCGCGTTTGTCTCGCCAGCCGTCTGGCAGCAGGGTGGCGGAAAATCTCCGCAGATCAAATTGCTCAAAACGCTTCCGGTCCGCCTGACGGGCCTGCAGGCAGCGGGATCCTCCGCGTCCGTGCGGGTGCACGTGACACTGGTCGAACTGGTCGTGACCTATCCCGATCCATTGACAGCCCCCATGGCGCTCCGGCCGGGTGAAGCCTGGTGGGCGAGCGGCGTCGTCCGGAATTATGGTCCGGTGCGCGAGCTCATCGTGCGCGTGCCGGTGCTGTCGGGCCTTAAGGCGGCGGGGTATCCCGTCGATCAGGCTGTACTTAGCGCGGGGCTTGCTGAAGCGCCGATGCTGCTCGGCACCGCCAGCGGTGGTATTGACGACATCGGTCGGGCAACCGAATCGGGCAGTAAGGATCTAGCTGGCGGTCTGCTGTTGGGCTCCGCCCGCTGGTGGGATCGGACGTCGGCAGGAAAAATTTTTGACGCTGAGATGAAGGACATTCGAAAACTGGCGCCATCGCCGGAACGGCTGACGCGCCTGTTTCGCCTGATGCGGCTGGATAAGACCGATCCCGGATTGAACCGAATCTTGGGCGACGACCTCTACGCCAATTTGTTGAAATCCGGACTGACGCTCAGTGGGATTTCGGCCGGCGATGACGAGCTGCGCCGCCGCCTGGCTGAACTCTATTGGACGATCCAGGCGCCGACGTGGCGGCAGGAACTGACAGAAGTGGCTATGGGTCATTCAGAAGTGGCGGAGGCGCTCTATCGCGCGGCAGACGCCTATGACATCGTCGCCAGGAGCGGCCAGGCCGACGCCGATCTGTTGCGCCGCATCGGCACGTTACAGCGGTGGAACAACGATTCGGAAGCCGCGCTTGACATCCACGAAAGTCTGCTGCGGAAGCTTGACCCGAAGGCGTCGCGCGCGCGTGGCGAACTGCTCTCGGAAATCGCCTGGGACCGCCTCCAATGGCTCTTCTGGACGCGCCGCTATGAGCATCCGTGGCTTGCGCAGGCTAAGCAGGAGGCCGAGCAGGCAAAGTCACTGGCGGACCTACCGGTGCACAAGGTGGTCGCTGAGGAAGCGTTGCTGGTTGCAGAGGCGCTGACCGTCCCCAGACAATCCGACCGCGTGCAGACGTCGGTCGAATCGTTGCGCCAGCACCATGCGCAACTGGCGAACGTTAGCGGCCTGTGGAGCTATCTGGTCGGCAACGACATGGTGAAGGCGCTGGTGGCCGAGGGCAAATCGGTCGGCCCACCCAAGATCATTAAATCACCGGAAGTACTCGACGTGCGCGTGCATGCCACACCGCCACCGCAAGACCTCTGGCGGACCTGGGATTTCGACAAGGATCAGGTGGGCGTCGTGCCGCAGGGATTTTCGGCGGTCCCTGATGGAGCCTCGCCCTGGTCCGTCAAGGCGGACACCGATGCGCCGACCGCACCGCACGTGCTGGCCCATGCCGCCGGCTGCAAGGCTGCCGCCGGCGAATGTTTTGAGCTGTTGCTGGCCGAGGCAACGGGCTATGCCTATCCGGACGTGACCGTGCACGTGCGTACGGACGCGGCATCGTCAGGGAGTGGAGCAGGCATCGTCATGACGACCTCGGAGAGGCGCCTCTCCTACGTGGTCACGCTGGATCAGACTTCTTCGACTGTGGCCATCCATCGGATCGCGGACGGACAAACGGAATTGCTGGACCGGCAGCCTGTGCAACTGATCAAGCGTCCCTGGCACGTGGTCCGCGTACAGCGCATCAACTTTGCCCACGTGAGCCGGCCCCGCCTGTCCATCTTCGTGGACGGTCGCGAGATTGCCGCCGTGACCGACGATGCGATTCCAAAACTGGACCGCATCGGCCTCGCCACGCGGGGAACTGTGACTGCTTCGTTCGACGCATTGCACGTGTTGGATTTGGTTACGAACCAGCCGCTCTCAGCTCCCGCCGCTTACTAAAATTATTCATAAGACCGTGAGAACATTGGCTCACGGAAGCCATTTGCTTGACGTTCCGAGAGGGCAAGATTTATAGTGAAGGTTCCGTTTTCGTTTAAGTGTGATGCGAGAGAAGTAATGGCGGAAGCACGGCTGCTTGAAAAATCGACCGGCGATCCCTGGGACCTCGAGGCCTATGCCTGCACGGGGGGCTACGAGGCCTGGAAGCAGTGCGTTAAGGGCGGCAACCGTGAAGAAATCGTCAATGTGCTCAAGAAGTCCGGCCTGCGTGGGCGCGGCGGCGCCGGCTTTCCGACCGGCATTAAGTGGGACAAGGTGCTCCACCACCGTATTTCAGAACATTACTTCGTCTGCAACGCGGGCGAACACGAACCGGGGACATTCAAAGACCGGTTTCTCCTCAAGAACCATCCGCATCAGTTGCTCGAAGGCTGCCTGATCGCTGCCTTCACGGCACAGGCGAAGGCTTCCTTCATCTACATCAACCACGATTACACCGATGAGCGAACGCATCTCGAGAAGGCGCTCGCGCAAGCCAAGGCCAAGGGGCTAATGGGCAAGAACATCCTCGGCACCGGCGTTGATTTAGAGATCGAGCTCTTCACTGGCATGGGCAGCTACGTGGCCGGCGAGGAGACGGCAATGTTGGAATCCATGCAGGGCCGGCCGGCGATGCCGCGGCAGAAGCCGCCCTTCTATCCGACGGACTTCGGTCTCTACGGCAAGCCGACGCTCGTGAACAATGTCGAGACGCTTTGCAACATTCCGCGCATTCTGCTTAAGGGCGCCGAGTGGTTCGTGCAGGTGGGGACGGAAAAATGCCCTGGCACGATGCTGTTCTCGCTGAGCGGCTCAGTGAACAAACCGGGCGTCTACGAACTGCCGATGGGGACGTCGCTGCGCACGCTGATCGAGCAGTGCGGAGGGGGCGTGCCGGGTGGCCGCAAGGTCAAGGCGGTGTTTCCGGGCGGCCCATCGTTCTCGATGGTGACGGCGGAGCAACTGGACCTGCCGATGGATTTCGACGCGCTCAAGAAGGCTGGCACGGGGCTGGGCTCGGCCGGCGTGATCGTCGTGGACGATGCGACCTGCATGGTGGCCCAGACACTGAAATTCTCCAATTTTTTTAAGAGTGAGAGCTGCGGCCAGTGCCCGCCCTGTCGGATGGGCACGAACAATCTGGCGACGCTCATGACGAAGATCGAGAACGGCGAGGGGACGCAGAAGGATCTCGACAGCCTGCTGCAGCTCTGCGGCTTCGTGAAAGGCACCGGCTACTGCACGCTGGTGACCGGCGCGGCCGTGCTCGTGCAGAGCAGCCTGAAATTGTTTCGCCACGAGTTCGACGAGCATATTGCGCAGCAGCGCTGTCCCTTCGGCAACCGGCCGGCCGCTGCCGCCACCGCCGCGCATTGACCAGCAACCCGTTCAGGAAGTCTGTCCCATGCCCAAGGTCACGTTCCTGCATCCCGACGGCAAAAGCGGAGAGGTACCGGAGCAGTGCTCGCTGCTAGAGGCGGCGGAGCGGCTGGGCTTTCCGCTCAATCACGACTGCGGTGGAAACGCGTCCTGCACGACCTGCCGCGTGGAGGTGCAGAGCGGCCCTGAGCATTTGTCCGAGATTGAGTTCGACGAACAGGACCTGCTGGACCGCGAGGCGCTGACCGAGTCCTGGCACCGGCTGGGCTGCCAAGCGAAGATTCATGGCGACGTGGTTGTGCGGGTACCCGAAAAGAAGTGGGAGGCGCCGATGCCCGCCAAGGAGGCGCAGGACGCAAAGCGATGACGACCGCGACCACCGACCTCACGCGCCGCTATACGTTCGCCGCCATGCACCGGCTGCACACGGACCATCTGTCCGAGGCTGACAACCGGAAGGTGTTCGGCAAGTGCAACAATCCGAACGGCCATGGGCACAACTACGCGGTGCTGGTGACAGTGCGGGAAGCCATCGACGAGCGGACGGGACTGGCGGCTGACGTGGCCGCGCTCGACCGGGTAGTGCAGGAGACGGTCGTGAGCCGGTTTGACCATCGGGATCTGAACGGGGATCCCGCCTTTGCCGACAAGACGACGACGGGCGAAAATCTGGCCATTTTCATTTGGGACCTGCTCGTGGATAAGCTGGAGACAGGACAACTAGTCAAGGTTGTGCTGGTGGAGACGCGCGACAACTGGTTCGAATACGCCGGGCCGGCGGTGGCAGGAACGAGGTAATCATGCCGACGAATAAACCGACTTTGTCAAAAGCGCGCGTGCAGGGCAATGGCCGGCCGCCCGACATCACCGATATGGAATCCCTGGTGACGCAGATGCTGGTCACGCTGGGCGAAGACCCCACACGCGACGGTCTCCGCAACACACCGTCGCGCGTGGCTAAGGCATGGCAGTTCATGACAAGGGGCTACCGGCAGGACGTGGACCATCTGCTCAACGGCGCGCTGTTCCCGATTGATTACGACGAGATGGTGATCGTCAAGGACATCGACTTTTTTTCTCTCTGCGAACATCACCTCCTGCCGTTCTTCGGTAAGTGCCACGTCGGCTACATCCCCAACAAGAAGGTCGTGGGCCTCAGCAAAATCCCTCGCATCGTGGATACCTTCAGTCGCCGCTTGCAGGTGCAGGAGCATCTGACCGTGCAGATTGCCGAAACGCTCATGAAGAAGCTTAACGCGCAGGGCGTTGGTGTCGTCATCGAGGCGCAACACCTTTGCATGATGATGCGCGGGGTCGAAAAACAGAACACGGTGGCGGTTACCAGCCATATGATGGGCGATTTCCGAACCCAGCAGCAGACCCGCTCAGAATTTTTAAAATTGATCAACCGCGGACGGATTCGAGAGTAACAACCGCGGTCTCGCCTCACTTCAGTTTTTGGAGAAAATTCAGCAGTGCGGTGTTGAACGCTTCCGGCTGTTCGAGGTTGGAGAGGTGGCCGGCCTGCGGAATGATCGTCAGTCGCGCGCCGGGGATCGCCTCGACCATCAGCTTCCCTTCTGACGGGGGGGTCGGTCCGTCCAGTTCACCCATAAGAATGAGCGTCGGGCAGGTAATCTGCGGCAGTAGCGGCACCGAGTCGGGCCGTGCGGCCATGGCCATCTGAGCGCCGGCGATGCCGTTCGGGTGTGTCTGCTCGATGCGCGCCCGTACGGAGCGGATCAGTTCCGGTTTGGTTTCTCGCGCGACGGAGGACAGTAGCTTTGGCAGCATGATCTCGGCGACCCGCCCTGCGCCTGTTTTCTGAGCCGTCGCCGCGATCGCCAGCCGTCCCGCTTTTCCTTCTTCAGTGTCAGCTCCCGCCCGTGTATCTGCCAGCACCAGTGCCTTCACGTGTGAGGCATACTTTCGATAAAACACAAAAAGCGTGTAGCCGCCCATCGACAGGCCGACAAAGACGGCTGGCTTGATCAAGAGATGGTCCAGCAGGCCCTTGACGTCGTCAGCATATTGTTCCAGCGTATAGGCCCCAGCCGGTGCATCCGATTCGCCGAAGCCACGGCAGTCCGGCGCGATCACGCGATAGGTTTTCGACAGGGCCGCCACTTGCGACGCCCACATCATCCGGTCCTGCGGAAATGCATGGAGCATCACGACGGGCATACCCTGTCCCTGATCCGTGTAGGCGAGGGTGATACCGTTGATCTTTGCGGTGCCCATGCGGCTGCGGTTTTTTTCTCGCCTGCGGCCTAGCATCTGGCCGCGTCCCTGCGCGGAATTCTCCTGACGGTCGATCGAGCTAGCCCTCTTTCAGCTTCTGCTTCACCAACTCCAGCTCCTGCGACAGATCGCTCCACCGGGCCGTCAACCGGTCCAGATCTTTCTTCCACGCCTCCTGTTCCTTAT is from Nitrospira sp. and encodes:
- a CDS encoding DUF2294 domain-containing protein; its protein translation is MSNHNGASRGEVETAIRNAVIKFEQEFMGRGPEDVRAFILKDIVLVRLKGVLTPAERQLAKTAEGVEMVRRLRQTLIAQGRERLCQQMEEITGAKPTGLFTDIDTQLGERIIVLTLDRDLEGLQAKRETSGELNGIRKSAS
- the nuoF gene encoding NADH-quinone oxidoreductase subunit NuoF gives rise to the protein MAEARLLEKSTGDPWDLEAYACTGGYEAWKQCVKGGNREEIVNVLKKSGLRGRGGAGFPTGIKWDKVLHHRISEHYFVCNAGEHEPGTFKDRFLLKNHPHQLLEGCLIAAFTAQAKASFIYINHDYTDERTHLEKALAQAKAKGLMGKNILGTGVDLEIELFTGMGSYVAGEETAMLESMQGRPAMPRQKPPFYPTDFGLYGKPTLVNNVETLCNIPRILLKGAEWFVQVGTEKCPGTMLFSLSGSVNKPGVYELPMGTSLRTLIEQCGGGVPGGRKVKAVFPGGPSFSMVTAEQLDLPMDFDALKKAGTGLGSAGVIVVDDATCMVAQTLKFSNFFKSESCGQCPPCRMGTNNLATLMTKIENGEGTQKDLDSLLQLCGFVKGTGYCTLVTGAAVLVQSSLKLFRHEFDEHIAQQRCPFGNRPAAAATAAH
- a CDS encoding (2Fe-2S)-binding protein produces the protein MPKVTFLHPDGKSGEVPEQCSLLEAAERLGFPLNHDCGGNASCTTCRVEVQSGPEHLSEIEFDEQDLLDREALTESWHRLGCQAKIHGDVVVRVPEKKWEAPMPAKEAQDAKR
- the folE gene encoding GTP cyclohydrolase I FolE, whose product is MPTNKPTLSKARVQGNGRPPDITDMESLVTQMLVTLGEDPTRDGLRNTPSRVAKAWQFMTRGYRQDVDHLLNGALFPIDYDEMVIVKDIDFFSLCEHHLLPFFGKCHVGYIPNKKVVGLSKIPRIVDTFSRRLQVQEHLTVQIAETLMKKLNAQGVGVVIEAQHLCMMMRGVEKQNTVAVTSHMMGDFRTQQQTRSEFLKLINRGRIRE
- a CDS encoding alpha/beta fold hydrolase — translated: MLGRRREKNRSRMGTAKINGITLAYTDQGQGMPVVMLHAFPQDRMMWASQVAALSKTYRVIAPDCRGFGESDAPAGAYTLEQYADDVKGLLDHLLIKPAVFVGLSMGGYTLFVFYRKYASHVKALVLADTRAGADTEEGKAGRLAIAATAQKTGAGRVAEIMLPKLLSSVARETKPELIRSVRARIEQTHPNGIAGAQMAMAARPDSVPLLPQITCPTLILMGELDGPTPPSEGKLMVEAIPGARLTIIPQAGHLSNLEQPEAFNTALLNFLQKLK